The Aspergillus fumigatus Af293 chromosome 3, whole genome shotgun sequence region GGTAAGTTGGCATGCACAGTATGCTACGGAGTAACCATCGCTTTCTGAGAAGACACAAGAGGGTCTTCGGTAGGGTACAAGAATAGAACGGAAGCAAAAACTACCTCAGCATCGGTCTCCGGCTTGCACGTTAATATGCAATAGTTACTCTGTAGACCTGCaactctactccgtaggtactAAAGCCTTAGAGCGATCTTTCTCGGTCTCCCTCGACCACTCAAAATGATTGCTCAATTGAGCCCTGGCGAGGGTTGAGGTCgcatctacggagtactttgtAGGTTCGGAGTatccgtactctgtatgcTATAATATTCAGCTCTTGTCAACGAGTTAGGGACTTCCGCATGGACGCTGGATTGCGAGCTCCTGACTCGCCACTGACGTAGTAAACCTCCCTTGGCATGTAAcaagagcagaagaaccGTCAATCTGTCGATCTGCCTTTAGACCGTCATTCTCGTATTCGGCAGTAGGCAAGAGACAACGAAGGGAGAAGCCGGAAGGCTTGAACTCCTCCGTGGAgacctccatttctttttGAATGCACTCATTCGAGCTCACGCAGCTATTGTCAGATTAAGCGAATACCaaggggaggagggagacACCATACGAAGCCGTATGGCTTCCTCATTAATATCCTGTTCTGTTCACGATACCAATAGCGTTAAGTTGAAATCCAATCCAATTACAAGCCTAAACTGGAGACGGAGACCACTATTGGTTTAAGACGACAACTTTTAGTCTCCCATTCGATAAAGCATAGCACACAGACTTAAGTTCCAAACCAAGAGGCACCGACTATTGGTCATGCCTGATTCATGAAGCAACGTCAGCCATGTGGATGAGATGAATATCCATTGCGTTGCGCTTACTTCTCTCGCCATTGGCCCTTTCTATCATGGACTCGCCAAGGTTAAATACTCTCAGGCGAAATATTACTCCACCCGATTGGCGACCAGCGTCGTCGTTGCTCTCGTCCTAACCTGCATACTACATCTATGCAAAAATCGACTTGCAGTACAAGGGATCAATCGAATTCCTTGGATCCATTCATTGGCTCATTTTATGTACTGGTATCTGGAAGATAAATAGAAATCTCGGTTTTCCCAAGTCAAAAGGTAGAAGAATATCCACAAAGTCAAGACCTTTACAGCTGGCCAGCAGTGTTGAAGTCCTCCAGAGCAACCTGCACACGCTTGCTCATGGTCTTCTCACCCTCGCGAACCCACACACGGGGATCGAAGTACTTCTTGTTGGGCTTGTCCTCGCCGTCGGGGTTGCCGACAGCGCTCATGAGGTAGTCCTTCTTGTTGAGAATGTAGTCACGGACACCAGACATGTAGGCGTACTGCATATCGGTGTCGAGGTTGACCTTGACGACACCGTAGCTGATCGCCTGCTTGTATTCCTCCTTGGTGGAACCAGAGCCACCGTGGAAGACGAAGTAGACGGGCTTGTCCTTGTTGGAGccgatcttctccttgacgtAGGCCTGGTGCTTGCTCAGAAGCTCGGGGTGCAGACGGACGTTGCCGGGCTTGTAGACACCGTGCACATTACCGAAACCAGCGGCAATGGAGAAGTAGGGGCTGATGGGGGCGAGAGCGTTGTAGATGGCCAGGATGTCCTCGGGCTGAGTGTACAGGGAGTTGTTGTCAACGTCCTCGTTGTTGACACCgtcctcctcaccaccagtGATACCGATTTCCTGAATAGGGTATTAGCTGATGCACACAACGCCAGATGAAAAGAGAGCTTACCATCTCGAGCCACTGCTTCATGGGAGCAGCACGCTTCAGGTACTTGGCGGTGGTTTCAATGTTGTAGTCAACGGGCTCCTCAGACAGATCAATCAtgtggctggagaagaggggCTCGCCGTGCTGCTTGAAGTAgcgctcatcctcatcgagcATACCGTCGAGCCAAGGAAGCAGCTTCTTGGCGCAGTGGTCGGTGTGGAGGACGACGGGAATGCCGTAGGAGGGAGCAATGCTGCGGATGTAGTGGGCAGCGGCGATAGAACCAGCGATGGAGGCCTTCTGGCCATCGTTGCTGACACCCTGCAATGGATTAGCTCGATGCTGCGATTTCAAGAACGACTACAAGGAGATACGTGGTCTCGTACCTTTCCGGCAAAGTAGGCAGCACCACCCTGAGAGACCTGGAGAATGATGGGGCAGTTCTGGTCGCGAGCGGCCTCAAGGCAAGCGACGAcggtggaggaagaggtgaCGTTCTGTATTCAGTTGTTAGTATGTCGAATTTATGCACCACGGCGTATTGCGCAAGCTATCAGAAGGATCAGTAAACTTACAACGGCGGGAATCGCAAAGTTCTTCTCCTGAGCGTACTCGAAGAGACGGAGGACGTCATCGCCGACAATGACGCCGGACTTGCGGGAAAGCTTGTCGAGGATACCCATTGTGACTATGGTTTGGATGCGACTAGAGTGTCTGGATGGGATCGAGTTtgatgagattgaagaggaggaaagagatctGGACGGGAGAAGAGATAGATAAGTACTTAGATCACGAAACAACAAAACTTTTCAAGTACTCTTCTAATTCACTAAAGATCACCGAAGAGCTTTACCGGGCGACGAATACGGTGGCAGTTAAATAAGTAGCACGTAGGGGAGGGGCAGTGAGCCACTAATAGAGGGGCAGCAAGCAGTGGGATGCCTTGAAGAACTCACCGGGTGGTGGGGAATTGATGTAGTCAGTATGATTTCAGTTTGCCTGAGCCGGTTCTCCTGATGATGTGGTTAAGTACAGAGGTAAGAAGtaggaagaagagaaggaggaaaagagggaAGATGGGACGAGATGATATAATAATACCATACTCTGAGTCCCCCTAACTCCCGTTTACTCTGATTGCTATGAATAATAAGAATCCTGAGCTATCCTGTTGCTGCAGCTCCTCTCTCTGACTGGTGGGGTAAATTGGTCCTTGGAGGGGCCATGACGGCCGCCCTGTTTGGCCTCAGGCGCAATCTTGACCCGAAATTCCCCGCGTTCATCACATGACATCATCGCCCGCGTCATGGACTTGAATCTctctgtgtgtgtgtgtgtgtgtgtgtattTGTCTCTATACTCACGCCGCTAGTGTCAATGATTGATATGTACTTGCATGTAAAAGGACCAAATAATACTATAGTAAGCTAAAGACAAGAGGTTATCCCCCGAGAATGAATCGAAGCTGTGTCCCGTCTTTTGAGTGCGATCCTCAATTCTAGTATCACAGCTGGTTCATTGACTCCGGTTCTCTGCGAAAATAAATACCCATCTCTCCGTATTTCTTTCGTGCCTCTATATATTCTCGGAGAAAGCAGCGGGGAAACTCTCCCCTTAACCGTCAATTACCGTTCCAGGTCATTCccttgctttctttttcatgGCCCAGACTTCCTGCTATCCGGACAATTGGTTATCGTCGGTATCAGCCATGTGCAACTTGTATGAAGCGGAGTAGAGATTCCCGACACCCAAGGCTGGCGGCGCCAAATTTCTTCCACTACTTACAGTCTAGAGACAGGAACGAAGCTCTATTTAAAGACTATCAAACCCGTTCTATCCTAAGTTTCTATGTCCAGATGATGTCTGACCGAGGAATGGCACGACAAAGGAACTATGTACGTATGCGATCAATGTCCATATCGTCTATCTCAAATATGGGTCCCCGCCATACATGGGCGATGCACCCCTAATGGACAAGAGTCGCGTATGTGCATTCAATTATGGCCGCATCCCTCACCTTCTGATTGCGACGCCTAAGCCCCGAAAGACCCTTTCTCCATTTCATAAAACAAGAGGTAGACTTCTTTCTGCATGCCCAGCACGTCTGAGGTCTTGCattccttgatcttctcgtcggAGATGCGCCACCATCGATCATTCGTCTTCTTGCGACGGCGGAGCCGAGAACTCGACAGGGCTGGTGCTTCTGGGGGCGTCTTGGAAGTGGTCCGCTCACTCATGAAGGATGGCCGTGATCCAGACTTGCTCCAGGCCCCACTATCACTAGCTGGACTCGGGGTTTCAGATCCCGGCGGCGAGAGATTCTGCTTAGAACCTGACGATTTGGTGCGGATACTCTGAAAGGATACACGGGAGCTGGATGTGGTGGGCCGAGCAGACGGCGAGGGAGGCGCATTCAGCTGAGATGCAGGTTGTGAGGAGTCCCTCACCGACACAGTCTGAGAACGAGCTGGGGAGGGAAGCGAACTGCCCGACAGGGATGGTAATGAtgtcgaggaagagaggCTGATTGGGGAGGGTTCTGGCTCGGCGACCCCGCGAGCCGCGAGACGAGGACTCGGTGCAGTAGAGGGATTGACGCTGGTTGCCCGACTTTGCGCGTAGGAACTAAAGGTATCCGGAGTAGAGAAAGGTGGATAGAGGTTGTTACGTCGGAAAGATTCGTAGTGGCCGCTGTTATGACTGCCTTTGTGGCAGACAATGGCCAGCAGCTTGAACCACTTCTGGCTCAATATTCCTCCCAAAGGAAGTCGTTCAGGGAAGGATACTTTGGCGGCATTTTTCGTAGAACTACTGCGATCAAAGATCGAGCGCGAAAGGTGGATTGCTATAATCTTTGGGAAAATAGTGATGCGCATATGGCGAGCAATCTTTCGCTTAGGTGCAAGGTCGGATGGAGGAAGGCTGACTCCTTCGGGAGGATTCTCAGGATCAGTAGCGATAGCATGTCGAGTCAACTGGATTTCTTGCTCGAGACGCTCCCTATCTCTTGTCGAATGAGACCTGCTCAATTCTACCATCTTGGCATCCAGGGCATGTTGTAACCGGCATCGGTCACACCGGAAGTCATCGATATATTCTGTTTTGAGTAGCCCGTCAAAGCAGGAACTGAGGGTGGTCGAGCTCTTCTGAGGAACTTGTAGCGTCAGGTTCACGAATGAAGTCTTGTTCGGCTTGTATTGATAGTGGCAGAACTGGCATTCAATCTGCGATTCCATTTGTCCTTCAAACGGAAATCCATACGCATTGTCGATCTCTTTCAGTTTGTTATCGATGATTGCCGGAAGGCCCATCTCAGTCCCATCGTCAATCCGCACTTCGATTTCAGCAGATCCCTTCTCGACAGCACTGCTTTGCACCGATTCTTCACCGCCCGAGCCTGGCAGCGTTGCAGGAAGACCTTGTGCACGCTGTCGTGCCTTCAACCCGGCATGGTACTCGTCACAAAGACGCTCCGCAACGATCTGGAGGAATTCCTGCGCGTCCTGCTGATTGCGGCTGATCCGAGTACGGAATGCGTACTCGAGAGCCTGGATGAAAGCCCGGTTGGTGATGGTCTTCTTGTAGATCGGACGCTCATTCAATCGGTCCAGCATCTCTTTCAGAGCTCGCGTGATCGTACCCTGTTGTAGTTCGCGGATTCTCTCGGGCGTCATCCCCCGCGGCGTCTCATTTGCCTCTGGCAGTGAGTTATATACGTCCGGTCCATCCAGTTCACGCCGATGTAATTCCCTGATCAGGTATACACGCAGATCACCCAGACCCGCGAGCGCCTGTAGAACCGAGTTGATGAAGCAGTCGTTTGCCGGATTCGACAGCCCCACAATGCTTTTTTTGCGGTTACTGTCGTTCGAGTCATCGCCGTCGATTGTGTAATTTGGCCCGAAGACGTAGAAGAGGGCCACGGCCGCCAGGGATGCTCCGGCTGCGTATGCGGCGATGGTTGTCGACTTTTCCTGCATAGCTACGCTGTCGTCGTGCGGAGAGAGGGCCGTATCGGTGCTATTGGTTGAGAATGTCCTTCAAATGCGCGAACGTCGCCAGGACTATCGCTCCATTGGCAGCACGCGGGGGAGGTTCCGTTTGACTCAGACTGCGAGGCGAGCCACTCTGAAAGCCAATGGCGAAGCTAACAGCAGGACAAGCACGCCGATGAGTGTTCTTCAACTCCCGTGATTCGATTTCTTTTTCGAATGATGGTATTCGGAGTGAAGTTGGACAGTTAATGGGTGGCGGCTATGGGCGGATAATTGTCCGTCAGATAAGTTTTTCCCCATACACAGTGTAGCACCCGAGGATGTGGATTGTGGAGAGGAACCCGAACAATGGGGTTGAAGGCGAG contains the following coding sequences:
- a CDS encoding fructose-bisphosphate aldolase FBA1 gives rise to the protein MGILDKLSRKSGVIVGDDVLRLFEYAQEKNFAIPAVNVTSSSTVVACLEAARDQNCPIILQVSQGGAAYFAGKGVSNDGQKASIAGSIAAAHYIRSIAPSYGIPVVLHTDHCAKKLLPWLDGMLDEDERYFKQHGEPLFSSHMIDLSEEPVDYNIETTAKYLKRAAPMKQWLEMEIGITGGEEDGVNNEDVDNNSLYTQPEDILAIYNALAPISPYFSIAAGFGNVHGVYKPGNVRLHPELLSKHQAYVKEKIGSNKDKPVYFVFHGGSGSTKEEYKQAISYGVVKVNLDTDMQYAYMSGVRDYILNKKDYLMSAVGNPDGEDKPNKKYFDPRVWVREGEKTMSKRVQVALEDFNTAGQL
- a CDS encoding putative ubiquitin C-terminal hydrolase — translated: MQEKSTTIAAYAAGASLAAVALFYVFGPNYTIDGDDSNDSNRKKSIVGLSNPANDCFINSVLQALAGLGDLRVYLIRELHRRELDGPDVYNSLPEANETPRGMTPERIRELQQGTITRALKEMLDRLNERPIYKKTITNRAFIQALEYAFRTRISRNQQDAQEFLQIVAERLCDEYHAGLKARQRAQGLPATLPGSGGEESVQSSAVEKGSAEIEVRIDDGTEMGLPAIIDNKLKEIDNAYGFPFEGQMESQIECQFCHYQYKPNKTSFVNLTLQVPQKSSTTLSSCFDGLLKTEYIDDFRCDRCRLQHALDAKMVELSRSHSTRDRERLEQEIQLTRHAIATDPENPPEGVSLPPSDLAPKRKIARHMRITIFPKIIAIHLSRSIFDRSSSTKNAAKVSFPERLPLGGILSQKWFKLLAIVCHKGSHNSGHYESFRRNNLYPPFSTPDTFSSYAQSRATSVNPSTAPSPRLAARGVAEPEPSPISLSSSTSLPSLSGSSLPSPARSQTVSVRDSSQPASQLNAPPSPSARPTTSSSRVSFQSIRTKSSGSKQNLSPPGSETPSPASDSGAWSKSGSRPSFMSERTTSKTPPEAPALSSSRLRRRKKTNDRWWRISDEKIKECKTSDVLGMQKEVYLLFYEMEKGSFGA